One Saccharospirillaceae bacterium DNA window includes the following coding sequences:
- the cydB gene encoding cytochrome d ubiquinol oxidase subunit II: MDIALVYLLLIGFGILVYVLLDGFSLGVGILSPLLKNADEKGIAMKSLSHIWDSNQTWLVFGGVVLFVAFPVVYSFVLSNLYLPIIMMLIALIFRGVAFEFRFKSDTSQKWWDISFAAGSIIATFCQGIILGALVGDMSAGKTMDDPVQWLTPFSLLTGFALVAGYALLGACWLVRKTQAGLHKRAKAYAQVLLFAMLGFMAAVSLWMLLDQPVIAERWLVFPQNLMLAPLPLLTLFFAWQLWQLLKADHDPGLKPLGCAMGLFMTAFGGLIAGIFPYIIPGRLTIWEAIAPDKSVYFTLAGILVFIPVIISYNIYNYRTFSGKTSLKDGY; this comes from the coding sequence ATGGACATTGCACTCGTTTATTTATTGTTGATTGGCTTTGGTATTCTGGTCTATGTGTTACTGGATGGCTTTTCGCTGGGTGTGGGCATTCTTTCACCATTGTTAAAGAACGCCGATGAAAAAGGCATTGCGATGAAAAGCCTGTCACATATCTGGGACAGCAACCAGACCTGGCTGGTGTTCGGGGGTGTGGTGCTGTTTGTTGCCTTTCCGGTGGTGTATTCCTTTGTATTATCGAATTTATATCTGCCGATTATCATGATGCTGATTGCATTAATTTTCCGGGGGGTAGCGTTTGAATTCCGCTTTAAGTCCGATACCAGCCAGAAATGGTGGGACATCAGTTTTGCTGCCGGTTCGATAATCGCGACCTTCTGTCAGGGTATTATTCTTGGTGCTCTGGTGGGGGATATGTCGGCAGGAAAAACCATGGACGACCCCGTGCAATGGTTAACCCCTTTTTCGTTGTTAACCGGCTTTGCACTGGTGGCGGGTTATGCCTTGTTAGGTGCTTGTTGGTTAGTACGAAAAACTCAGGCGGGCTTGCATAAACGCGCCAAAGCTTATGCTCAGGTTTTGTTGTTTGCCATGTTAGGCTTTATGGCAGCAGTTAGCCTGTGGATGTTACTGGATCAACCGGTGATTGCGGAACGCTGGCTGGTATTTCCGCAAAACCTGATGCTGGCACCCTTACCGCTGTTAACTTTGTTTTTTGCCTGGCAACTATGGCAGCTGCTAAAAGCAGATCATGATCCGGGTTTAAAACCACTGGGTTGTGCCATGGGATTATTTATGACGGCGTTTGGTGGTTTAATTGCAGGAATTTTTCCGTACATTATTCCGGGTCGATTAACCATTTGGGAAGCGATTGCGCCGGATAAATCGGTGTACTTTACGCTGGCTGGTATCCTGGTATTTATTCCGGTCATCATCAGCTACAACATTTATAATTACCGCACTTTCAGTGGTAAAACATCACTAAAGGATGGTTACTGA
- a CDS encoding AraC family transcriptional regulator yields the protein MSHGYINTSFLTGFSDLAVSRGGNPTALYEAVGLDRDSYIDEKFSTSATSHPRLLITQEQFVELLEYSARQLNCPDLALQLAKRQGAYILTPLVPMFADCQTLLDVTKVLEKYMSHIVYGGQIDVTVGENHIHTCVRAVHPHLLRYTQIEDYVLAVVYNTINHLLGKNYPLRACYFTRHESDPTKIEQYAQYFGCPVVFNNSELAITSNNALMDQSVTEIISQFINRVKRSIPKHHSGFIHQIRQTISLSLANNGAPIEDIARVLNMGHRTLQRRLHEQKISYRTLVDSVRHELANQYLRQSGYSLTDIAGLLGYSNLSSFSRGYQRYCGLSPTQARQQFLLLSGESSSWKSKKT from the coding sequence ATGTCACACGGTTATATCAATACCAGCTTCCTTACCGGATTCAGTGATCTGGCAGTCAGCCGTGGCGGCAATCCAACAGCACTCTATGAAGCGGTTGGGCTGGATCGGGATAGTTATATCGATGAGAAGTTTTCCACCTCAGCCACCAGCCACCCTCGCCTGCTGATTACCCAGGAGCAGTTTGTTGAATTACTGGAATACAGTGCTCGCCAACTCAATTGTCCGGATCTTGCGCTACAGCTGGCCAAGCGCCAGGGTGCTTATATTCTTACGCCGTTAGTACCGATGTTCGCTGACTGTCAGACATTACTGGATGTGACGAAAGTGCTGGAGAAATACATGAGCCACATTGTCTATGGTGGCCAGATTGACGTAACGGTGGGCGAAAATCATATTCACACGTGTGTGCGTGCGGTACACCCACATCTGTTACGCTATACCCAGATTGAAGATTATGTGCTGGCAGTGGTGTACAACACCATTAACCACTTGTTAGGAAAAAACTATCCGCTGCGAGCCTGCTATTTTACGCGTCATGAGTCTGACCCGACAAAAATTGAACAATACGCACAATATTTTGGTTGTCCGGTAGTATTTAATAACAGCGAATTAGCCATCACTTCGAATAACGCGTTAATGGATCAGTCCGTCACAGAAATTATCAGCCAGTTTATTAACCGGGTTAAGCGCAGTATTCCGAAACACCATTCCGGTTTTATTCACCAGATACGCCAGACCATCAGCTTATCGCTGGCCAATAATGGAGCCCCAATCGAAGATATTGCCCGGGTGCTGAATATGGGCCACCGAACGCTACAGCGACGTTTGCATGAACAAAAGATCAGCTATCGTACGTTGGTGGATTCTGTTCGTCATGAACTGGCTAATCAATATTTACGTCAATCCGGCTACAGCCTTACCGACATCGCCGGGTTATTAGGTTACAGCAATTTGAGCAGCTTCAGCCGCGGTTATCAGCGCTATTGCGGCCTGTCTCCGACACAAGCCCGACAACAATTTCTGCTGTTATCGGGCGAGTCATCCAGCTGGAAATCAAAGAAAACCTAA
- a CDS encoding sigma-54 dependent transcriptional regulator: MSARILLIDDERAFCELCSLWLNQSGYEVVSCGDAESGLAAFNQAKEDQPFDLIIHDLALPPSFHPQDGLQSIQHYQDVPLLVLTGHDDRSLAVQAIELGAWDFIAKPVDPDMLKIIIARALDKHSLLKQVSNLEQQLQQRQPETPDFGLIGNSASVQATRELIQRISATQVPVFIQGPSGTGKEIIANAIHQGSSRKDKAFISVHCGAIPAELLESELFGYKKGAFTGADKDRKGLLATADGGTLFLDEIGEMPLAMQVKLLRVLQEGSYYPVGSRELEQIDIRLVSATNRDVPSEVQQGNFREDLYYRIKGLTITTTGLEQRKEDITPLVNHFIALYNQQHNTSLSVDNDACRWFLSTPWPGNVRELKNTLESAAAISLNNSISMQEIQLIRGDSSGAVTTSSGQHIEVASDASLEEQVSALEIKLIQQALDTHQGNRTHSAQALGITRQGLINKIKRYGL; this comes from the coding sequence ATGAGCGCACGTATTTTATTGATTGATGACGAACGTGCTTTTTGTGAATTGTGCAGTTTATGGCTGAACCAGAGCGGTTATGAAGTGGTTAGCTGTGGCGATGCTGAGAGTGGCTTAGCGGCGTTTAATCAAGCCAAAGAGGATCAGCCGTTTGATCTGATAATTCACGATCTGGCATTACCGCCGAGCTTTCATCCACAGGATGGCCTGCAATCGATTCAGCATTATCAGGATGTGCCGTTACTGGTGTTAACTGGCCATGATGATCGCTCGCTGGCGGTGCAAGCGATTGAACTCGGCGCCTGGGATTTTATCGCCAAACCGGTTGATCCGGATATGCTGAAAATCATTATTGCCCGGGCGCTGGATAAACACAGTTTATTAAAACAGGTTTCTAACCTGGAACAGCAGTTACAACAGCGTCAGCCGGAGACACCGGATTTTGGCTTAATCGGCAACAGTGCTTCGGTACAGGCCACCCGGGAATTAATTCAGCGCATTTCTGCCACCCAGGTGCCGGTCTTTATTCAGGGCCCCAGTGGTACCGGTAAAGAAATTATTGCCAATGCGATTCACCAGGGCAGCAGCCGCAAAGACAAAGCGTTTATTTCGGTTCATTGTGGTGCGATTCCAGCTGAACTGCTGGAAAGCGAATTATTCGGTTATAAAAAAGGCGCTTTTACCGGTGCTGATAAAGATCGTAAAGGCCTGTTAGCAACTGCCGACGGCGGCACCTTATTCCTCGATGAGATTGGTGAAATGCCACTGGCGATGCAGGTGAAATTACTGCGGGTATTGCAGGAAGGCAGTTATTATCCGGTCGGCAGCCGCGAGCTGGAACAGATTGATATTCGCTTAGTCAGCGCCACCAACCGTGATGTACCCAGCGAAGTACAACAGGGGAATTTCCGCGAAGATCTGTATTACCGCATCAAGGGCTTAACCATTACCACCACCGGGCTGGAACAACGCAAAGAAGATATTACGCCACTGGTGAATCACTTTATTGCTTTGTATAACCAGCAACACAACACCTCCCTCAGTGTTGATAACGATGCCTGTCGCTGGTTTTTATCCACACCCTGGCCGGGCAATGTGCGCGAACTAAAAAACACACTGGAAAGTGCTGCGGCCATTTCGCTGAATAACAGCATCAGCATGCAGGAGATTCAGTTAATTCGTGGTGATTCCAGTGGCGCGGTTACGACAAGCTCCGGGCAACACATCGAAGTAGCGTCGGATGCTTCGCTGGAAGAACAGGTTTCGGCACTGGAAATTAAACTGATCCAGCAGGCGCTGGATACTCATCAGGGGAATAGAACTCACAGCGCCCAGGCGCTGGGAATTACGCGCCAGGGGCTGATTAATAAAATTAAGCGATATGGGTTGTAG
- a CDS encoding cytochrome ubiquinol oxidase subunit I, whose translation MLDVIAAMPDSAMLSRIQFAFTVSYHIMFPTITIGLSLYLAFMEGMWLRTQNPAYLQQVKFWMKPFAITFGMGVVSGVVLSYEFGTNFSKFSEVVGPVLAPLLAYEVLTAFFLEAGFLGIMLFGWNRVSPKVHFIATCTVAIGTVVSSFWILAANSWMHTPAGYEIIDGVFHVTSWLEVIFNPSFPYRLAHMLLATFLSASLLFAGVNAYYLLKKKHTEFAKIGFSTAMAAILVLAPLQAVVGDFHGLNVAEHQPVKLAAMEGIWQTEKGAALRLFAWPDKETESNKMEIAIPKLASLIITHDLDGEIAGLDQVEAKDRPPVAVVFFSFRIMIGLGVLMLLLGLAGWYARRKGVLFESRPLHLFSVAMIPAGVIATLAGWYVVEVGRQPWLVNGLVRTVDVISPIPAENVAFTLALFVLVYTTLFFTYLYFMRKLILKGPMSIEEALESLERNDLGDEDLPATLNPAQVDMGYSQELSQYLSAQNNKGER comes from the coding sequence ATGTTGGATGTTATCGCTGCTATGCCCGATAGCGCCATGCTGTCGCGGATTCAATTCGCCTTCACGGTTAGCTACCACATTATGTTCCCCACCATCACCATTGGTCTGTCGTTGTACCTGGCCTTTATGGAAGGTATGTGGCTGAGAACGCAAAACCCCGCGTATCTGCAGCAGGTAAAGTTCTGGATGAAACCCTTTGCCATTACCTTTGGGATGGGTGTGGTGTCCGGTGTGGTGTTGTCTTATGAGTTTGGCACCAACTTCAGCAAATTCTCCGAAGTGGTGGGGCCGGTCTTAGCCCCGTTATTGGCTTATGAGGTGTTAACCGCATTTTTCCTTGAAGCCGGTTTCCTCGGCATTATGTTGTTCGGCTGGAACCGTGTATCACCCAAAGTCCATTTTATTGCCACCTGCACAGTCGCCATCGGCACAGTGGTGTCGTCGTTCTGGATTCTGGCAGCGAACTCCTGGATGCACACGCCGGCGGGTTACGAAATTATCGACGGTGTCTTCCACGTTACCAGCTGGCTGGAAGTGATTTTTAATCCGTCGTTCCCATATCGATTGGCGCACATGTTATTGGCGACCTTCCTGTCGGCATCGTTATTGTTTGCCGGAGTAAATGCTTATTATCTGCTGAAAAAGAAACACACCGAGTTTGCAAAAATTGGCTTTTCCACGGCCATGGCAGCCATTCTGGTGTTGGCACCACTGCAGGCCGTGGTTGGTGATTTTCATGGTTTAAATGTGGCGGAACATCAACCGGTAAAACTGGCGGCGATGGAAGGCATCTGGCAAACCGAAAAAGGCGCAGCCTTGCGTTTATTTGCCTGGCCGGACAAAGAAACCGAAAGCAATAAAATGGAAATTGCTATTCCGAAATTGGCGAGTTTGATCATTACACACGATCTTGATGGTGAAATTGCTGGCTTGGATCAGGTGGAAGCGAAAGACCGCCCACCCGTGGCTGTGGTGTTTTTCTCCTTCCGTATCATGATCGGATTGGGTGTTTTAATGTTATTACTGGGTCTGGCTGGCTGGTACGCCCGTCGTAAAGGCGTCTTATTTGAGAGCCGACCACTGCATTTATTTTCCGTCGCTATGATTCCTGCGGGTGTGATCGCAACCTTAGCGGGTTGGTATGTGGTGGAAGTGGGTCGTCAGCCCTGGTTAGTCAATGGACTGGTACGTACCGTTGATGTGATTTCGCCGATTCCGGCAGAAAATGTTGCCTTTACCCTGGCGCTGTTTGTGCTGGTGTACACCACGCTGTTTTTCACCTACCTGTATTTTATGCGCAAGCTGATTTTAAAAGGGCCAATGTCCATTGAAGAGGCGCTGGAATCGCTTGAGCGCAATGATCTGGGTGATGAAGATTTACCCGCAACCCTAAATCCGGCTCAGGTGGATATGGGTTACAGCCAGGAGCTGTCGCAATATTTATCCGCTCAAAACAATAAAGGAGAAAGATAA
- a CDS encoding DksA/TraR family C4-type zinc finger protein, with amino-acid sequence MAVGWAKDGAVQDQIDATVSDAVALARSRISHGESLSHCEECGNDIPEARQQAIPGVRLCVLCQSELDEQQKAVSGYNRRGSKDSQLR; translated from the coding sequence ATGGCAGTTGGATGGGCAAAAGACGGTGCGGTACAGGATCAGATCGACGCGACGGTATCGGATGCCGTCGCGCTGGCACGCAGTCGTATCAGCCATGGCGAAAGTCTGAGCCATTGCGAAGAGTGTGGTAACGATATTCCTGAGGCACGCCAACAGGCGATTCCTGGCGTACGTTTATGTGTGTTGTGTCAGAGTGAGCTGGACGAACAGCAGAAGGCAGTATCGGGTTATAACCGCCGGGGAAGTAAAGATAGCCAGTTGCGATAG
- a CDS encoding barstar family protein: MIEELLIDMSGIMDEETFHEYVTKKLDFPGYYGFNLDAFWDCITDDKQSSMPKTLKVEGLAALKGFLPDLHDGFVQCLQDYAKEFPERRVIFEQDSPSGDGIEFEDE, encoded by the coding sequence ATGATTGAAGAATTACTCATAGATATGTCAGGAATCATGGATGAGGAAACATTCCATGAGTATGTAACCAAGAAGCTTGATTTTCCTGGCTATTATGGCTTTAACCTAGATGCGTTCTGGGATTGCATCACTGATGATAAGCAATCATCTATGCCAAAAACATTGAAAGTAGAAGGGCTAGCGGCTCTAAAAGGTTTTCTTCCAGATTTACATGATGGCTTTGTACAGTGTTTGCAAGATTACGCAAAAGAGTTCCCAGAAAGGCGGGTTATATTTGAGCAAGATAGTCCCTCGGGTGATGGAATCGAGTTCGAGGATGAATAG
- a CDS encoding 1-acyl-sn-glycerol-3-phosphate acyltransferase has product MIYRIRLIVAYVLLALVALALLPLVFIRPMHRNNMGDICIVAFAVFKRYWGITLDVTHPERLEPKQATVIVANHQGNEDLFYCTRLIRKGTVALAKWELVYIPFIGAVFLLAGNIMVKRERRDKAKQALEKSAKKLTKNNLNLVIFPEGTRNYGKPLPFKLGAFKLAIEAQVPIQPVAFAWHSKTLNYNRFKSGVLKMHCMEPISTQGLTQDDAPELARHCQQLIEEETNRLTKLAPGYDGSLD; this is encoded by the coding sequence ATGATTTATAGAATCCGACTGATAGTCGCCTACGTGTTGTTAGCACTGGTGGCGCTGGCACTGCTGCCTCTGGTGTTCATCCGACCGATGCACCGCAATAATATGGGTGATATTTGTATCGTCGCATTTGCTGTGTTTAAACGTTATTGGGGCATCACTCTCGATGTGACCCACCCAGAACGCCTGGAGCCAAAGCAGGCGACGGTAATTGTCGCAAATCATCAGGGCAACGAAGACTTATTTTATTGCACACGGTTGATCCGCAAAGGCACAGTGGCATTGGCAAAATGGGAACTCGTTTATATTCCCTTTATTGGTGCTGTTTTCTTATTGGCCGGAAACATCATGGTAAAACGAGAGCGTCGTGATAAAGCGAAGCAAGCTCTGGAAAAATCGGCTAAAAAGTTGACCAAGAATAATCTGAATCTGGTTATTTTTCCGGAAGGTACCCGCAACTACGGTAAACCACTGCCTTTTAAATTAGGTGCCTTTAAATTAGCGATTGAGGCTCAGGTACCGATTCAGCCGGTTGCGTTTGCCTGGCACTCGAAAACACTGAATTATAATCGCTTTAAATCGGGTGTACTGAAGATGCATTGTATGGAGCCGATCAGCACTCAAGGCTTAACTCAGGATGATGCGCCGGAACTGGCGCGTCACTGTCAGCAGTTGATCGAAGAAGAGACCAATCGACTGACTAAGCTGGCACCGGGTTATGATGGGTCGCTGGATTAA
- a CDS encoding fatty acid desaturase, protein MPVMLSPQQKSAFAAEISALYRETKAKVGQTDLDHIAKVDQFSKALEQKARTLINHGKGFSSWKSGIVMLISHYTIEFSELGHNILHGQYDHLENAGRFHSSQWTWNNTMDEKDWALMHNTVHHPFTNIKERDHDLGYLAFRVNGAQKWRWYTIFQPLALGWILLNDAHYYAMYTSMSADVARNERLTRKGITSPLRRIWREVKYSYITMPLQHGWRAFRVGTANLLARSIANAYLGLILASSHMTEESEVFEEVEHETEADYYLRQAAATVNFYNDTPFPKQYLDQMNALKDETLDASFADIFYGAINYHLEHHYYPDLPPNRLRELAPRVAAICEKYGVPYRMEGLGQASKNVVTTIFKHTLPTNESDKSVWALLNPVTLAKRIIEHARRPSDLVHGDVMPSRVASRVIQRRSHIDGKATSFSLDLPTKWQHLEWLAGSFINVAVTVNGKEQIRQYSLTRSSDQSRHLEFAAKRVAGGQVSNYLADHVQVGDELTIVGRPRCEFGLSGSDNKKLLIAGGVGITPIISMLRDLKTSASQDVIVLYFNRSPSEIIFQQEINELANNSHISVHHIVSDNPTNLNGFEQGSVSAELIQRLVTDLNDREVYICGPQGLMDAVRESLLQHHFPMQNFFLEAFSASEAPVSASDAKHEVLFAKSDIRVEVDENTNLLALAEELGIEHQSGCRNGVCKACSCRKMEGKVYGEEDEQWPAVTLCTAYARSNLVIDA, encoded by the coding sequence ATGCCCGTAATGCTCTCTCCACAACAAAAAAGCGCTTTTGCTGCTGAAATCTCAGCGTTATACCGCGAAACCAAAGCTAAGGTTGGTCAAACGGATCTGGATCACATAGCGAAGGTCGATCAATTTTCCAAAGCGCTGGAACAAAAAGCCCGCACTTTGATTAATCATGGTAAGGGCTTCAGTAGCTGGAAAAGCGGCATTGTTATGCTGATCTCACATTACACCATCGAGTTTTCCGAGTTGGGCCATAATATTCTCCACGGTCAGTACGATCACCTGGAAAATGCGGGTCGTTTTCATTCCAGCCAATGGACCTGGAATAACACCATGGATGAAAAAGACTGGGCATTAATGCACAACACGGTTCATCACCCGTTCACCAACATCAAAGAAAGAGACCATGATTTAGGTTATCTGGCTTTCCGGGTAAATGGCGCACAAAAATGGCGTTGGTATACGATTTTCCAGCCATTAGCTCTGGGGTGGATTTTGTTAAACGATGCTCATTATTACGCTATGTATACCTCAATGTCGGCTGATGTGGCACGCAATGAGCGCCTTACCCGAAAAGGCATCACCAGCCCGTTACGTCGTATATGGCGCGAGGTTAAATACAGCTACATTACGATGCCGTTACAACATGGTTGGCGCGCCTTTCGGGTTGGAACGGCTAATCTCCTGGCCCGTTCGATTGCCAATGCCTACCTGGGTTTAATTCTGGCGTCATCGCATATGACAGAAGAAAGCGAAGTGTTTGAAGAAGTAGAGCATGAAACGGAAGCGGATTACTATTTGCGCCAGGCCGCGGCAACGGTGAATTTTTATAACGATACGCCTTTTCCAAAGCAATATCTGGATCAGATGAATGCGCTAAAAGACGAAACCCTGGATGCCAGTTTTGCAGATATATTTTATGGTGCCATTAATTACCATTTAGAACATCATTATTACCCGGATTTACCACCCAATCGTCTGCGTGAACTGGCTCCCCGGGTAGCCGCTATTTGTGAAAAATACGGCGTTCCTTATCGCATGGAAGGTCTTGGTCAGGCCAGTAAGAATGTGGTGACGACCATCTTCAAGCATACCTTGCCAACGAACGAATCGGATAAATCCGTTTGGGCATTGTTAAATCCAGTCACGCTGGCAAAACGAATTATCGAGCATGCCCGCCGCCCGAGCGATTTGGTTCATGGTGATGTGATGCCGAGCCGGGTGGCTTCCAGGGTTATCCAACGTCGATCGCACATTGATGGTAAAGCGACGTCATTTTCTTTGGACTTACCCACAAAATGGCAGCATTTAGAGTGGTTAGCCGGTTCTTTTATTAATGTTGCGGTAACCGTTAATGGCAAAGAGCAGATTCGACAATACAGTTTGACACGCAGCAGCGACCAGAGTCGTCACCTTGAATTTGCTGCGAAACGAGTGGCGGGTGGTCAGGTTTCTAATTACCTGGCAGATCATGTTCAGGTGGGAGATGAACTCACAATCGTAGGACGGCCGCGTTGTGAGTTTGGCTTATCGGGGAGCGACAACAAGAAACTATTAATTGCCGGCGGAGTGGGCATTACGCCAATCATCAGTATGTTGCGTGATTTAAAAACCTCAGCCTCACAAGATGTCATCGTGTTGTATTTTAATCGTTCGCCATCTGAAATCATTTTTCAGCAGGAAATTAATGAACTGGCTAATAATAGCCATATCAGCGTTCATCATATTGTCAGTGATAACCCGACGAATTTGAACGGTTTTGAACAAGGCTCGGTATCTGCGGAGCTGATACAGCGCCTGGTGACCGATCTGAATGATCGTGAAGTTTATATTTGTGGACCCCAAGGGCTGATGGATGCAGTAAGAGAGAGCCTGTTACAGCATCATTTCCCGATGCAGAACTTCTTCCTTGAGGCCTTCAGTGCCAGTGAGGCACCAGTGTCGGCTAGTGATGCCAAGCATGAAGTGTTGTTTGCGAAGTCTGATATTCGTGTCGAAGTGGATGAAAATACCAACCTGCTGGCACTGGCAGAAGAGCTGGGTATTGAGCATCAGAGCGGCTGCCGTAATGGTGTATGTAAGGCCTGCTCCTGTCGCAAGATGGAAGGCAAAGTATACGGAGAGGAGGACGAACAGTGGCCTGCGGTGACTCTGTGTACCGCTTATGCACGCAGTAATCTGGTGATTGATGCCTGA
- a CDS encoding HAMP domain-containing histidine kinase: MLITLFTASMWLTLLSASGTAWWLWSRRDEEPALVALAAFCMAMALWCCGHLAAMYNQPQLAIALLLANPLLPTSFLHFVVLWLRDNLSLPEAIYRFIPLLYLMALAVTALSIVGGGGHLAAWNIFPQFFHIDRVGWLNVVYTVVVGVVAHILLLFGYRNSRLRASQLNKRRSIIAMFIAGGWGFSLATSFILPSLQIDFFPYPMLALPTYAILLVYSVARYRLVEVNRWVSQALQWLAVLVVSMLLMTLLLSLLAPVAMTELADVPTLQLFSYSSLLLILAWLLYGPARQFSDRLVYPGATIDESTLNQWLQQLNSATSWPSLARAIETVWNQPKSSALQDNHTGVKIFASNGDVLVDSDQPTLFTCVKRGSWECHLHGWQDHPPSKQHMAELLATLIPNVCASLERSLQLAKVEAQAERERIKQQHLVELGGLTAAIAHELRNPLNIINMASAQTDPAIKGHIQNQVARAELLIRDTLAYAGKMELQLREMDLLPLVRQVCEQISGLYKVPIDYQLPQQLSACFDADKIQQILINLLENAAAFVDKDTSKNQQSSQKENTNAAILLVVKYQKDDKKLMLAVHNKGPAIPDDMLPHLFEPFITKRSGGTGLGLSIVRRIVDAHNGWIEHRDDLGWPVSFIITLPVPSSCPPHGES; encoded by the coding sequence ATGCTCATCACATTGTTCACGGCCAGTATGTGGCTTACCCTGCTTTCGGCCTCCGGCACCGCCTGGTGGTTATGGTCACGCCGTGATGAAGAACCCGCTCTGGTGGCGCTGGCAGCATTCTGTATGGCGATGGCGCTGTGGTGTTGCGGCCATCTCGCTGCAATGTACAACCAACCACAACTGGCCATCGCCTTGCTGTTAGCGAATCCGCTATTACCGACCAGCTTTCTGCATTTTGTGGTGTTGTGGCTACGCGACAATTTGTCACTGCCTGAAGCTATCTATCGCTTTATTCCACTGCTGTATCTGATGGCGCTGGCGGTGACGGCGCTGAGTATTGTTGGCGGCGGTGGTCACCTGGCGGCCTGGAATATCTTCCCGCAGTTTTTTCATATCGACCGGGTGGGCTGGTTAAACGTGGTGTACACCGTGGTGGTGGGGGTGGTTGCCCATATCTTGCTGTTGTTTGGTTATCGTAACAGCCGACTGCGCGCCAGCCAGTTGAATAAGCGTCGTTCTATCATCGCTATGTTTATTGCCGGCGGCTGGGGATTCTCGCTGGCTACCAGTTTTATTCTGCCGTCGCTACAGATCGATTTCTTTCCCTACCCCATGTTGGCATTACCAACCTACGCAATACTATTGGTTTATTCAGTCGCTCGTTATCGCTTAGTCGAGGTTAACCGCTGGGTCAGTCAGGCATTGCAATGGCTCGCGGTTCTGGTGGTGTCAATGTTACTGATGACGCTGTTATTGTCGTTGTTGGCGCCAGTGGCCATGACCGAGTTAGCAGACGTCCCAACGCTGCAACTGTTCTCTTATTCCAGCCTGTTGTTGATTCTCGCCTGGTTACTGTACGGCCCGGCCCGACAGTTTTCTGATCGACTGGTGTATCCCGGTGCCACCATTGACGAGAGCACTCTGAATCAATGGTTGCAGCAATTAAACAGTGCCACCTCCTGGCCGTCACTGGCCAGAGCCATTGAAACGGTATGGAACCAACCGAAGTCATCTGCACTTCAGGACAACCATACCGGAGTCAAGATTTTTGCATCCAACGGTGATGTGTTGGTCGATAGCGATCAACCAACCCTGTTTACCTGTGTAAAACGCGGCAGTTGGGAGTGTCATCTGCACGGCTGGCAGGATCACCCGCCCAGCAAACAACACATGGCGGAATTATTAGCGACCTTAATTCCCAATGTCTGCGCCTCGCTGGAGCGTTCGTTGCAGCTGGCTAAAGTCGAAGCCCAAGCCGAGCGGGAACGGATCAAACAGCAACATCTGGTGGAACTGGGTGGTTTAACCGCCGCCATCGCCCACGAATTACGCAATCCACTGAACATTATTAACATGGCTTCGGCACAAACCGATCCGGCGATCAAAGGCCATATTCAGAATCAGGTGGCCCGGGCGGAGCTGCTGATTCGCGATACTCTGGCCTATGCCGGGAAGATGGAATTACAGCTGCGCGAGATGGATTTGTTGCCGCTGGTTCGTCAGGTATGTGAGCAAATCTCCGGCCTGTATAAGGTGCCGATCGATTACCAATTACCACAACAATTAAGTGCCTGTTTCGACGCCGATAAAATTCAGCAGATTCTGATTAACCTGCTGGAAAACGCCGCTGCGTTTGTCGATAAAGACACAAGTAAAAATCAACAATCAAGCCAAAAAGAAAACACAAACGCCGCAATTTTATTAGTGGTGAAATACCAAAAAGATGACAAAAAACTGATGCTGGCGGTACACAATAAAGGCCCCGCCATACCCGACGATATGCTGCCGCATCTGTTCGAACCTTTTATCACCAAACGCAGCGGTGGCACCGGTCTGGGTTTATCCATCGTCCGCCGTATTGTGGATGCCCATAACGGCTGGATCGAGCACCGCGACGATCTGGGCTGGCCGGTATCTTTTATTATCACCCTGCCTGTTCCCAGCAGCTGCCCGCCCCACGGAGAATCGTAA